From the Rattus norvegicus strain BN/NHsdMcwi chromosome 15, GRCr8, whole genome shotgun sequence genome, the window CCTGGTAAGAGAGGTCCTTCAGGGCCCTGCCAGGCAGTGGGGTTGGCTGGGAAATGCTGGCTGGAGACGGAAGGTAAACATAGAGGGGATTAGAGGTGGAAGCTGTGGGGGTCCCTGCAGGTATCATACAGGGACTGGAACCCCAGGAAGAGATAAGAATGAAACCCTGGGTAGGACTTCAGGGAGTGTAATAACAGGTGGCTTATTACCAGTGtactcagtcctttctctaaatccttcaacaggggttccattctcagttctgaggtttgctgctggcatttgcctatgtatttgcagtattctgcctgtgtctctcaggagagatctatatccggttcctgtcagcctgcacttctttgcttcatccatcttatctagtttggtgactgtatatgtatgggccacatgtggggcaggctgtgaatgggtgttccttctacctccgttctaaactttgcctccctattccctcccaagggtatttttgttccccttttaaagaaggagtgaagcattcgcattttggtcatctttcttgagtttcatgtgttctgtacatctagggtaatttgagcatttgggctaatatccacatatcaatgagtgcataccatgtgtgtttttcggtgattggattacttcactcaggatattttccagttccatccatttgactatgaatttcataaagtcattgtttttgatagcagagtaatattccattgtgtagatgtaccacattttctgtatccattcctctgttgaagggcatctgggttctttccagcttctggttattataaataaggctgctattaccatagtggagcatgtgtctttgttgtatgttggagcatcttttgggtatatgtccaagagaggtatagctgggacctcagatATAATTTGGGGGAAAAGTTTCCTGGTGTAGTTCAATCTCCGGTGTACAAGGAATTGTAATAACATTGAAACTCAACTCATGGTAGTATCATTTCTTCCAGGAGGATGGGTTCTAAAGACAGGTACCTGTACAAGCTTAAGGGCCAAACGGTCTAGCCTGGTCTCAGTCATACAGAGAGCATAGAGGTCATTTGTGCCATTAGCCACCTCTGGTCCTTGTTGTGGGAGCTTGGGGAGCCTCAGACTATAAGAGTCATTTATATTAAGAGGAGCCTTCAGTCCTGGTTGCAGGAGCTTGATATGGCTGGCCCAACAGATACCACCAATCACCAGGTCGTTAATTACCTCCCAATCTCAGCTTTCAGGATGGAAGGACAGGGTTTTGTGtgcttaacattcctggtttctgtGAAGATCTGTGGATGCACGGATGTTCGTGCTATGTTCCCAGCAGGAAGAACTGCGTGTATGAATATAGGTCAAAGACAGTGAGATTCGACAATCAGGGTGGCCTGCTCATCTTCTGTACTCCTCACTGGACTTCACATTTTTCATAGAATTATGAGACtggctttcttcctttcaaaagaGCTATGAAATcataaaaggaagagagaaaaaaaacccaaagtagTCATGATGGATAGGTTTGCTCTTACTGCTTCTTCTGTGaccacattctttctttgttctaggCAAAAAACCATGGCGGTAGACCTTCCCAGGTGGCTTCCTCTCCTATTACTGCTGGGGCTGTGGGAGCCCATGGGTCTGCTTTGTGCTCAGCCTAAGGGTCTCTCCAAGGCGCGCTGGTTTGAAATTCAGCACATATGGGCTAGTCCTCAGCAGTGCAATGCAGCCATGCGTGGTGTCAACAACTATACCCGATACTGTAAGCAGAAGAACACCTTTCTGCATGAATCTTTCCAGAATGTGGCTGCTACCTGCGGTTTGCCCAACATCACATGCAAGAACGGTCGGAAGAACTGCCACGAGAGTGTGAAGCCTGTCAAAATGACTGACTGCTCACACACAGGGCAAGCCTATCCTAACTGCCGCTACAGTGGTGATGTCCAATACAAACTCTTCGTTGTGGCCTGTGAACACCCAAAGAAGGACGACCCTCCCTACCAACTGGTTCCTGTGCACTTAGATAAGGTTGTGTAAGGCTTAGGGTCTTCCCAGGTGTTCAGCACAGGCTGCCTTGCAATTTATCCCTTGTTGCCTTTTGTTCCCACAGAAAAGGAAAGGTGTTGGAAAGATTAAGATGCCTAAGCTATCCAAATGgagggttttcttgttttttgttttgttttgttttgttttttttaaaaagggagtgCATGAGTTACTTACTTAGTGTACAGAGGTCCCTAGGTTCAatcaccaccccaccaccaccaccaataaataaataaataaataaataaataaataaataaatagagaaaggaagaaagaaagaaagaaagaaagaaagaaaggaaggaaggaagaagaaagagggttACCTTTGTTGAAGGAGGAATATAAGAAAAGCATAACGAAGGTCCAAGCTTCTGAACACTTTATCCTGCATTTTTTTGCATCAAGCTTTATTGTACTATGctcatagaatttaaaaaaatcttcttttttaatataacGAGTGTGAATTTGCCGGGttatttgttgtgtgtgttttgacagagagccctggctgctcctcaagaagacctaggtttgattcccagctcccacaacCACCGGGAACTCTAGCTCTGCcaaccttttctggcctccaagagtACCACACATTTCCATggctcacagacatacatgcaggccaagcaccatgcacataaaataaagttcaaaaatattattttatttcatcgaTTTATGTGCTAATTTTTGTTATCCCTTTCTGTTTGTTCTGGGTTTAATTTGTTCTCCTTCCCATTCTCCCTTCTCTTAGGACAGGATCCCATGTACCTCAGGGTGACCTAGAGCTCACTATGGAGTTGAAGCTGAGTTTGAATTCCTAATCCTTGACTccttcacaagtgctgggattgcaggtgctTCGTTCACTTGCCCACTTTATTTTTTCCTGGCTCTGGGAAGAACATAACTAGGCTTAGGCAAGAGCACTTACCTTGCTTGTGCTGAAATTAGAAGTGCGCTCAATGGGTATTGTTAATCCCGACATTTGCTAGAAAAAAACAACTGTCATTTTCGGctaaatttgaagcaagctttattatATACTAAATACTGACCAAGAGATGAACTTTGGTCAGAACCATTCCCTGGAATTTCCAAGCTGGATTGTCCTTGAGCCAGGTGTTTctaggctgggggtgggggttggtatAAGGACAAACCTATAGGCTTTCTCCGTGCTCCCCAAACTGATTCTTCATGGAAGAGACAGCCTttggttccaaactgtttattgattGCTCAGTGTGGAAAATGGGTACACACCACctcctcagggtggaccagagattcaGTACCTTTTGTAGGAAGGGATGTCCAAGAAGGGGCGTTTATTGACTAAACCCTCAGGGCTCATCTACCTCATTAGGGTAGAGAACTCTGTTCTAATCTATGTGACCAGAGGTCACATTACTATGTGGGGAGTGTGGTCAAGTGGCAGGGACCTGGTCAGAAGTAGGTGAAGCTCCTACCGTCCTCTGGAATGAGGTTCTGAGGCTTCCGAcccactcaaccttaccaagtttcctggcaggGTCCATTGCCCTGCAACTTTGTTGTTTTCCAAGAACTACAACTTCCAGCATTCCGTGAAGCTTCCTGGTCAGGTAGGGCTTACAGGTTAATTCAGGGCATTAGAGTCTGACTACTTTATTACTTTTTCTTCTCGTGGCTGGGACCAAGAACCTAGTAAGGAAGAATGTCTTGAAGGAAGGTTTTGAGAAGTGCATAGTCTATGGTGCGAAGGAAGCATGACAGCAACTCCTGAGACAGCCCAGTGTCTGCCATCAGAAAGCACAGTGAAGAATGCTGGCACTCCATTGGCTGACTCCAGCCTGTAGGGTGTGTCACTTAACACAATCTAGAAACACACCCAGGGGTTTCTCAGTTGGTTCCACACCCTGCCAAGCTGACAGTGAATAGTGACTGTCACTGTCTTGTTTGGTCTCttggcttattattattattattattattattattattattttatattttgacaaTGATGATCTTTTGAACTGAGATAATATGAGGGTTTTCCCCCTCGAATTTAtatggggaagaaagaaaacacgATCAGAGAATATGTTATGAAaaattcattttcaataaaaaaaaggagagaaaagaaaataagcctGTTAGGTGGAACAGAGTATTTTTTTCTATCCTGTCTTTTGCCATGAGGCAGTTTAAGGATTCTCTGGACTCCTCTTCTATTTACCCATCTGATGTTGGGAAGTGAAGGGATAGTTACAGTCTCTTTAGCTAACTTTCTGGGGTAAAGAAGGTTAACAACACAGTGTGAAACCTCTGGGAAGATCACAGGAGAAGTGGGAATCTCTGATTTCTGTGGAGATTCAGCTGTGtcctgtgatgtttttctggaaactgtcttcttatcagagaatgttttgctgaggGAGACACGTGGAGGAcgttttgctgaaaacagacacgTGGTGttcttctggaagctgcctggagaAAGGGCATGTGGTGTCTTGCTGGGGTGGACActtgagaggacatgtgatgtttagaaagggtataAGTATAACTGAACTGACAGTGGCATTGGCTCGCCCTGCCGctctttgctggtcttccagaagcttcttgccacttccacagactcaggccaattggcagagcctcaaggtttcttctggatcaaactgctgTCGCTGATCTGTAAATGGTGTTCATGAGTGGATCCAGCCACTGCTGCTAATTCACGAAAACTTCCTGTCTTAGTGacggttttatttctgtgaacagacaccatgaccaatgtaagtcttataaaggacaacatttagttgggcctggcttacaggttcaaagttcagtccattatcatcaaggcaggagcatggcagcattgccgcatccaggcaggcatggtgcaggaggagttgagagttctgcatcttcacccaaaggaagccaggagcagactgagcatcctcaggcagctaggagagggtctccaagcccaaacccacagggacacacttcctcccacaaggccacaccttcctatagtgccattccctgggtcaagcatatgcaaaccatcacaccccccaaagaactatttctaaacaggtccacatccacctTTGGCCTATTAACTTTCCTtgtcactacctctggtgggtgatgggctagaagagagggtaaagcatttaagaacccttattaaagcaGGTTTGAAAAAGATCTGAGACTACACACAGGTTGTCTTTTAGTTCTTCAGAAGTCTTAGGAACAGAAACACTTGCCTGGACATAGCAGAGTGTCACAGGCAGTAGAGGGAAACTGGCACAATTAAACACACTTTGAGTGAGAAGCCTGAGTCCTGTGTTACAGAAAACATGGGACGGACACTCAGGGTAATGATACCCAGGAAGTCCCTGGAGCCCTGAGCCTCTTTATTGAGTGAGCCCAGTGTCCTAGATGCGTGTCTTTCTCCTGCTTTCTTGGAAGATTTCTACAATCATTCTATTCTTTctttaacataaaaataagacTCAGGAATACCTGGAGTTCCCCCACCCCTGACCATGCAGATGAAGCATCTTCCAACAGCCTTGGTTACCTGTACACAGCCACAGAGACCCTGGCCACCGTCTCGGGGGCATAAATCCCCACTAGCACACTCCTCCCTCCAGCTTATCCTGGTGATCATTGGGCTGGCTACCATGAGGGGAGAAACAAACACCTAGAAGCAGCATCATACCTGCTAATCCTTTCCAAGTAGTTCCACCCAagagggaccaagtattcaaacatgtgagtctaGGGGGCCGTTCTCATTCAGATTCCTGTACCAATCTATGCCCCATGTGTTAGCTGTGGCACAGATATAGAAAAACAAGTGCAGTAGCTCTAGTTGGTCTAGACCTAGTCAGGGGCCCAGGCCAAATGTTCTAACACTGTAGACTCAGGGCAGGGGCAAAAGGAAGGACACTGACTTTTAGTATAAGCCCTTCCCACACTTGCAAGAAGAAGCTAGAAAGTGACTCATGGATGTGATGAACTTTAGAACACAGCCACCATAGTTGTAAAGCCTGTCCCATCCCATCAGAGGAACAAGTTCTCTGTGTTGTTATGAAGATAACCATGAGTAGAAACAGCGTGTGGACCTAAAACTGTTCTGAGACATAAAGCCTAactctttatttcttatttctacttatgtgtgtgtgcctgcatgagtcTATGTGGgccatatatgtgcatatgcccacagaggccaggagagcctcagaacccctggaaatggagttacaggtgattgcgagctgtcatgtgggtgctgagaaccaagaTTGGGGCCCCTAAGGAAGCAGTAAATGCATTTAGCCACTGACCCATCCACTTGGAAGAAGTTCACTCCCACCCCAAATAGCTGgggcacagtggcacacgccTAAGAGCCCAGTACTTGAGAGATCTGGGAAGGAGAAGCAAGACTTCAAGGCCATCATTGGTCAGGTACTGAGTTTCAGGACGCTCTGTGCTACTCAAATTgttaaaagaaaacccaaacaaacctaAAATGATGGACTAATCTGCGGAGGAACTCTACAGTTTGTCCAGGAGTACTGGTGGCTGGTTCTTACAGAAATATACCTCCACTCCTTACCTTCAATGTAGAACCGAACCATGAATCCTGGATCATCCATGCACCAGACTGTGCCACCTTCGTGACTCTTTCCCAAAAGCATCATTGAAATTTGATTTCCACTGTGGTTATTAAAACTGAAGActcaccccaaccccaccagatacacacacacacacacacacacacacacacacacacacacacacacacacacattcctattTGTTCCATGAAGTCTGAGTCACACTAAGGAGGCAGGAGAGTAGGAAGGAGTCCCTGGAAGGCAAGACTGACTGCTTCCTTTCTCTCACATTGAAACCCTGATAGAAGATGctgaaaggcagaggcaaaggcagctttcttcttccctctgacTGGAAGGATTGTCTTCAGTAGATGAGACTGATCTGTATTGGTATGAGGAGCGGGTGGACTTGAGGCCCAGAGCTACTGGGAGCTGGAATAGATGTTAGACTTTATTATAGAGAAGAGTGTATGGGGAGGATGAATGCTCAGTGGAGAGGCAGGAAATTCTAGCTTCAGTGGTGTAGTTAAAGCTGCCAGGAATGGGGAAGACGCAGACCAATGAATGAGGTGACTTGCCTGCTGTCCTTACCCCATCGTGAACCATCTAAAAGGACACCTCTGAGTGGGCAATTTATAATGGACAGAATTTTATTTGGTTCTAAGTCGGGAAAGTCTAAGGTTGAAGGGACATGCTCTGGTGAGGGCCATCTTGCTTCATTTGTCTGTGTCTGGAGAGGGGTCTGGGAACAGGACACGGGACAGGAACGAATGTTTGGTTGGATGGAAGTCCTAACAAGAATTATTTCTCTCAGGGAAAGAATGATCGAGAGGGGAGGCAGGTGTTGCCATGATGGGAGACACGGACATCTCACTGGTTTGGCCTACGTGAAGCCCTACACGGAAGCATCGAAGTGGACTGGGACGTAGGGGTTCCCGTCACAAGCAATGATGATGTGCTTCTGGCTGTCAGTGGTTGTGTAGTCGCAATTGGGATACTTGGAGCTGCCCTTCAGGCGGCAGTCAGTGATGCGCAGGGTGGAGCTGCTCTTGTGGCAGTTGTTCCTCCCATTCTTGCAGGTCACTTGTCCCTGGGAGCAGATGGCCTGGACATCCTCCAAGGGTTCATGCACGAAGGTGTTCACTGGCTTGCATGACCCCTTGGTCATCCCCTGGCGCTTCATCATCTGGTTACAGTAGGTGGGGCTGCTCTTGGAGGGACCCTCTGTGTCCATGTGCTGCCTCTTAAACTTATCCGCCGATGATTCCCTAGATTCCCCACCCAGGGAAGGCTGGAC encodes:
- the Rnase6 gene encoding ribonuclease K6 isoform X1 translates to MLAGDGRQKTMAVDLPRWLPLLLLLGLWEPMGLLCAQPKGLSKARWFEIQHIWASPQQCNAAMRGVNNYTRYCKQKNTFLHESFQNVAATCGLPNITCKNGRKNCHESVKPVKMTDCSHTGQAYPNCRYSGDVQYKLFVVACEHPKKDDPPYQLVPVHLDKVV
- the Rnase6 gene encoding ribonuclease K6 precursor; this encodes MAVDLPRWLPLLLLLGLWEPMGLLCAQPKGLSKARWFEIQHIWASPQQCNAAMRGVNNYTRYCKQKNTFLHESFQNVAATCGLPNITCKNGRKNCHESVKPVKMTDCSHTGQAYPNCRYSGDVQYKLFVVACEHPKKDDPPYQLVPVHLDKVV
- the Rnase1 gene encoding ribonuclease pancreatic beta-type precursor; its protein translation is MGLEKSLFLFSLLVLVLGWVQPSLGGESRESSADKFKRQHMDTEGPSKSSPTYCNQMMKRQGMTKGSCKPVNTFVHEPLEDVQAICSQGQVTCKNGRNNCHKSSSTLRITDCRLKGSSKYPNCDYTTTDSQKHIIIACDGNPYVPVHFDASV